A genomic segment from Nicotiana tabacum cultivar K326 chromosome 7, ASM71507v2, whole genome shotgun sequence encodes:
- the LOC107785262 gene encoding uncharacterized protein LOC107785262, protein MSSYPCTKCPIAVRNSTIQSPHPRTPTSRNKKASYPFSKTKSLISQISLSSSCSSFSHQSKADNLNQCLAETRTYSSISEDKYPTMSEIMEASRAQNLDLQLQKLGPFFRITARSLKTQRELGKAEGLIRVWFQGKILHLDSIRLKRETSGMEKSIFGIGLFIGAVAIRHGYDSGCGKAELLAIYDTELYHSKLVRFYTRIGFKSVHQVTGESLGDVGHMLVWGGVGTRMDADIEDLLVKWCTRFKPKS, encoded by the exons atGAGTTCATATCCATGCACCAAATGCCCAATTGCTGTTAGAAACTCCACAATTCAATCCCCTCATCCAAGAACACCCACATCTAGGAATAAAAAAGCTTCTTATCCTTTCAGTAAAACTAAATCCCTCATCTCCCAGATTTCACTCTCTAGTAGCTGCTCATCCTTCAGTCACCAAAGTAAAGCAGATAATCTCAACCAATGTCTAGCCGAAACAAGAACCTATAGTTCTATTTCTGAAGACAAATATCCCACTATGTCAGAAATTATGGAAGCATCAAGAGCCCAAAATCTTGATCTTCAGCTTCAAAAATTGGGACCCTTTTTTAGAATAACAGCTAGGAGCTTAAAAACACAAAGGGAGCTTGGGAAAGCCGAGGGTTTGATAAGGGTGTGGTTTCAAGGTAAAATTCTACACTTGGATTCCATAAGACTAAAGAGAGAGACATCGGGGATGGAAAAATCAATATTTGGGATTGGCTTGTTTATTGGAGCAGTTGCAATTAGGCATGGTTACGATTCTGGTTGTGGAAAAGCTGAGTTGCTGGCCATTTATGACACTGAGCTTTATCACTCCAAG CTTGTGAGGTTCTACACAAGGATTGGTTTCAAGTCAGTACACCAAGTTACTGGAGAATCACTGGGAGATGTTGGTCACATGTTGGTCTGGGGTGGCGTAGGAACTCGCATGGATGCAGATATTGAAGATCTTCTTGTCAAATGGTGCACAAGATTTAAACCGAAGAGTTAA
- the LOC107785264 gene encoding uncharacterized protein LOC107785264, which translates to MSSRREGRDSDSKRHRSRFDQEPSPKRSRKHSRPEAERPPTTHNLDSGNNSERDLKHHRRLQDAVPLDASSAQDSKSERTAKKPSENVTVKDDGIKELSDHNEGSRHRSSKNSSNPTEAPRSTSYFQHDERGSAGQVDRSSRHKAATERGWWKDPKGHWNRTTTTDKQMNDEKSKVSGKQSDVWRHDRYFEVKEDPKPPVKKRSFREEKIPVDTEKVEKAATELVKPNPSHPVVDGGRKNERAEHMSRHPGRYERPFTGERDANRGEAWRGKFPPRDRYHGNGDYRARDRFNSRQGHYQSKVAEKWKHDLYDEANKSPTPKNEDDQIAKIEELLAS; encoded by the exons ATGTCGTCTCGTCGAGAGGGCCGGGATTCTGACTCGAAACGTCACCGTTCCCGATTCGATCAAGAACCCAG TCCAAAGAGATCTAGGAAGCACAGTAGACCAGAAGCTGAGAGGCCACCTACCACACACAATTTAGATAGTGGAAACAATTCAGAACGAGATCTAAAACACCACCGCAGGCTGCAAGATGCTGTGCCTCTTGATGCTTCGTCAGCACAAGATTCCAAGTCAGAAAGAACTGCGAAGAAACCATCTGAGAATGTAACAGTTAAAGATGATGGGATCAAAGAGCTGTCTGATCACAATGAAGGATCTCGCCATCGATCATCCAAAAACTCTTCAAACCCAACAGAAGCACCTCGTTCTACATCATATTTTCAG CACGATGAGCGTGGTAGTGCTGGGCAAGTTGATCGAAGCTCCAGGCATAAGGCAGCAACTG AGCGAGGATGGTGGAAAGATCCGAAAGGGCACTGGAACAGAACGACAACAACTGATAAGCAGATGAATGATGAGAAGAGCAAAGTTTCAGGCAAACAAAGTGATGTTTGGCGCCATGACAGGTACTTCGAAGTAAAGGAAGATCCTAAACCACCTGTGAAGAAAAGGTCATTTAGGGAAGAAAAGATTCCAGTGGATACTGAGAAAGTTGAGAAAGCAGCAACGGAGCTTGTTAAGCCTAATCCTTCGCACCCTGTGGTAGATGGAGGAAGAAAGAATGAAAGAGCTGAGCACATGTCACGTCATCCTGGTAGATATGAGAGACCATTTACTGGTGAGAGGGATGCAAACAGGGGTGAAGCATGGAGGGGCAAGTTTCCACCAAGAGACAGGTATCACGGCAATGGTGACTACAGGGCGCGAGATAGATTCAATTCAAGGCAAGGACATTATCAAAGTAAGGTGGCTGAGAAGTGGAAACATGATCTTTATGATGAGGCCAACAAGAGTCCAACTCCAAAGAATGAAGACGATCAAATAGCCAAAATTGAAGAACTATTGGCTTCGTAG